tggtaccgaaagggcgttagagtaatctagcgtaaccaaatccccgaattcaaaatctctggttcgcggaaataagatagttttctcccgctattttatttaggtttctaatcaacctaccgaaaatgattagtggcgactccaaattcaaaacacgttgcatgttaattatttgaaccttaagttgcgatttggtatggacttgggagagtccgagttaggttagttaattaattaacctgataatccattagcccgaaaatctaacttgtttattttttaggtcgcgacaagaagctcatagagagagagagagagagagagagagagagagagagagagcgcatcACAGGGAAGATGAAATTATAGTTGGCAATTTAATGGGATAATGaccaatttcaaaatttgaaagttacTGATTAAAAATGTAAGATTGTCCTTTCAAGGGTGTAGGTGATGACCTCCTTTCTTACTAATGCATGTTGTTAATTAAATGTTAATTTGTAAATTCTTAACAATTTACAAATGTCAATTGGAAGATTTTGTTGAGAAATTTATAGTGGACGAATGGAAATAAATGATATCAGACTTTGAAGCATGATAACACTATCTTTAAtgaattatttgccccacaatgtTACTAATGgttactggaaaaaaaaaaaagcatccaaGAACTCTCACAGTAAACAATAAAAAACAATGgatgtatttttcttttggaatgaaatgaaaaatggatgaaTAAGATGTCAATAATGAACAAAATCATTCGATTTATAATAGCGAAAAGAACACAACTTTTCATACTATTCCGAACTAAACACAACTTTTCGTGTTTAATTAAACATaacttttcatgtttgaaaGCTGTAATTCGGACACAACTCTTTATGTCCGAAAAATTTGttgattagtgtcaattctATTTTGCGATTGCGCACCCGCACGCGAGTACAATGAAGTCTAGCCCACTTaacccatttatttatttaacagTCTATGGTAGCCTTTTTCACTAGTAAAGTAGTTCATGCTTTCCCATCTTTCCTATGttggacaaagaaaagaaaccattTTGTTTGTATTACAAACAAACTTTCAACAGATTTTAGTTTGAATGTTAGATTCTTTAAACACACTGATAACTTACTAATAGTAAATTTCACAAATTGTTGGGAACTTATTAAGCGAGCCTAAGCTCTTAAATTGCAAACTTCACCAGTCACTTACTAATATCTTTTATCATAGTTGCATTCAAGTTGTTAGGTAATTTCCAACCAGATCATAACCTACTATTATAAAATGTGGCCCCTACGTTGGTAACGTTGCCAAATCGTAACAAAATATAATGCTTGTTGTTCGTAGTTGAAAATAAATTGTCAAATCCGTTTTTAGTTACTAATTTACTAGTAATACTTGGTTTGACATAGTAAACTTATAGTAATATTCGGTTCGACATGGTAAACTTCTTGATAAATTCTTAAGAATTTACTAATATCACTTGgaagtttttattttgaatgtTAAATTCTTCAAACACGCTGATAACTTACTAACGGTTTTGACTTTTGTAAATTTCTCATATTGTTGGGAGCTTACAACTCTAAAAGCGAGCCTAAACTCGTAAATTACAAACTTCACCAATCACTACTAATTTCATTTATACTTATTGTCTTTCAAGTTATTAGGTAAATTTCTAAAAAGGATCATAACCTACTATTGTAAAATGTGGTCCCTATGTTGGTAacatggaaaaattatcaaaaaaggtcctaaacgtattataattgtgtcaattgagtcctaaacaatttttttttttttggccaattgagtcttaagctttttgcatttatgcaaatttaatcattctagccaaaattggccgaaaattattgacatgggCGTCGGCCATCtaccggcgccgacgtggaatttttcttaattattttattttttcttaatttcttctatctttttgttttcttttttttttttttttgttaatggcCGGCAAGAGACGCGCGGCCACTAGCCGAGGCCCGGCGTCCCCCACCAgccattgggcgagggctcGCGACCCTCGCCAGCTGCGGCGAGGGACGCGGCCCTCAACCGGTGGCTAGCGACCTCCCGTCGAccattaaccaaaaaaaatagaaaagcaaacaaaagatggaaaaattttaaaaaatcaaaagaaatttcacGTCGGTGCCGGCAATATCATGTAGGACGGTCGGCGTCTATGTtatcaattttcggccaaaattgacctggaggactaaattagcataaatgaaaaagttttgcaaaataaaaagagttagCACTAAactggcataattgcaatatggttataaatttttggtaattttccattGGTAACATCGCCAACTCGTGATAAAATGTAATGCTTGTTCattgttaaatataaattggtaAATCCGTTTTTAGTTACTAATTCCAGTAGTAATATTCTGTTTGACATGGTAAAATTCTAGATAGATCAATAATTCGCTATCAAACTCGACGCAATAAATTCTTGACATTACTAAGGGCGAAGGAAGCCCTCAAGTTGCCTGTCGCGAAAACCTATCAACAAGATTTCGAATTTCTCGAGAAATCTCACGCTACTACGAACCATGGAAGATCGTCAGTTTTTCCTCTACGGAACATTAGATTTGTCCTAATATTTTAAGTTCCATCCTATTCCGAGGCGATTGCTAGAGAATTTTCTAATGGGCATGCGCTACGAACCGATTGTTACCTAACAATTATTTCTTTCCCTAAGTTAGATCTAGTGAATAATCTGTACTTTATTCAAATAATCACTATAGAAAACGACACAACAATTGAACACGATTAAAGATGCCTAGCACGGACAAAACTTTTATCGTGTGGACCACGCATGTACTGTCTTAATCTCTCATCCAGGCGTCACTCTTATCTCCTCCATTTTGACTTTTATCTCAAGCTACGATCATCCTGCATGTGCCCGCCTCTGAAAACTATGGCGATCCGTATCTGTTTTTGTGTTTGTTGCTCCCAGATTTGATCtgtttttccctctctctctctctctctctctctctctctctcaataggATTGGGATGAGATCAGAGCTTTAATGGTGGTTGGATGTCTGGACATTTGTTGCCGACCATGACTTCTGCcttgtttgttcttttgttgttgtttattttttgcttgGATTGATTGTCCACTTCCTTGGCCAAGaagctaagggcgcgcatggtaacacttcggaagcagaatttctgcttcagaagtgcttctgaagctgaaatccgtttggtaaagacacttcaaaagtgcttctgaaaccgaaatccgtttggtaaaaatattgacttatggtaggaatttctacttctgaaagagatttctacttctgattggatttttggccaactttgataagtaaaaaaattttatttctcagCCTCAgaaatcacttcttcgactcCGCCGACCAATGTCCGCCcaccggtcgccggccgccgctcGACGGTCACCACCCACGGCTCGTCGGCCTCGGCTTGCCGGTTGCCGGCCGCCGGTATTtaattaaaagtagaaatttcagaagtagaaattttatcaaacgtctttttttatcagaaatcaacttctgcttttgatggagaagttgaaaaatcaacttctgcttcggatggtgtttcagaagcagaagtgttgccatgcgcgccctaacaAAGTGTTTTGGTTCCCATGATATTGGGCTAGTGCATTAAGTTGATTCGAGCATTTTAGATCTGTTTTCGCCGTTTCTATATTGGAGTTCATATGGTTTATCCAAACCTCAAATGCACACTTGTTGTTGCCCTCTTGGACATGTGTGCAAATTAAATCTCGTTATGGTCGCTGCGGTTGCTAAAGTTTAATTCATTAGAGAGCAACTCGGATTGGACTTGTATGTCTCGTTAGGAGTGGATAAGGATCCTTCTTTTGATTTACCTCATTAGAACATTttctggaaaaaggaaaaaaccatccttttttcaccatttttagACTCACCTTAATCAGGTGATCTGAGCACCCATTTGGCTCTGAAAATGAAATTTGCTAGTCACAAACTATGCATTTAAGAGATACTGTATTAGCTCAATTAGGTCGATTGACTTTATAATCGAGTGGTTGAGTAGGGTTCGGGATCGACcgatttaattattattattttttcattcttaAGGGATAtcaatttaataataataactcaAATCAAAATACAATTATTTCCaagttcaagaaaaagaaatgtttgtCATGCTTAATATAGTTAGTTTGGTCTGTATCTGTCTTCATTCCACCCTTTATTAGAGTAGTTTTTCCTTAGCCAAATTGCCTGAGGCTATTAAATAGTGTATTCACTCATACATGTACAGATAGAGTCACAATATATGCAAACTATACGAAGAATATATCGGTATGCGGGGTATGTCGCTGCTTGTGGTATTTAACAAAGTACAGATAACGCCTAAATAGGCGTGCTCTGTAGCATAATCGACTGGTGTTATGGCAATGCTAAAGACTAGATGAAGCTCTGACGTTATGAAGAGAGTTACCCTAGAACAAACAGTTCAAGTTTCCTGATTATTGTTAGACTTAAGGTGTTTTGAATGCCTACTTTCTCCTATCAATTGATTTAGTAGTTGGGGATGGTTGAAGCGAAATATTGAAATCAGAGGaagcaaaaaccaaaaaaaaaaaaaaaatcaatatttttgatcaagtcAAAAGCCAAAACTCTTATGCCATCATCAACCTCACCCACCTCTAGACCACTAACTCCTTTCTGAAACGAACCCAGAAAACCAGTGACCTTAAACCTCCCCCATTTAAAAATGCTCAAAAGGCTTACGTTCCTAGGCTTTCTTCTCAGAATGTCAGGGCAAAAAGCATAGAATCCTGGCCAAAAGTTAGAAACATTCCTAGCACGCCAGATGAATCAAGTGCATGTCCTCGTTTGGGTCTCACTCCTTGATCTCCTGTTCTCACAAGTTCAAGCACAAACCTCATATGGCCAGGACAGTCTCCCATCCTCATCACAGGACACGGAGTCCAATTTCCAGCCCAGCCTCGCCGTCGTCATCGGCATACTCTCTGTGATGTTCTCTGTCACCTTTGTCCTGCTAGTGTATGCGAAGTTTTGCCACCGGGCTGGGCACGCTACTGCCGGCGGCGGTGATCGAGAGAACCCCGCAGCGCTCGCgcggtcgaggtcgaggtcgaggttcTCGGGCATCAACAAGACTGTGATCGAGTCGCTGCCTTTCTTCAGGTTCTCCTCGCTCAAGGGATCGAAAGAAGGGCTAGAGTGCGCGGTGTGCTTGTCCAAGTTCGAAGACATTGAGATTCTCCGGTTGCTCCCCAAGTGCAGGCACGCGTTCCACATCGATTGCATCGATTACTGGCTCGAGAGGCACTCGAGCTGCCCGCTGTGCCGGCACAAGGTCAGCGCCGAGGACCCAGCGAGCTTCACCTATTCAAATAGCATGAGGCTGATGAGCCAATCTGATATGAGACAAGATTCCAACTTGGAGCTATTCGTTCAGAGAGAGGCGGGGATTCAAGGATCATCATCGCGGTTCAACATTGGGAGCAGCTTTCGGAAGATTTTCAAGAGCAACAAGGAAGAGGAGATCCAAGAAGAGGCTGAGAATAGGAAGATCCTGCACAAGCTCAACCACAAGATCATAGCATCCGACGTCGTCCTCAAGAACCGGTGGAGCAACGTGAGCTCTTCCGATCTAATGTACCTCAATTCGGAGATGCTAAACGACCGCTCGCGCAATAGATTCTCTTCCCTAGAACTGGAAGGCGCCGAACAAGCCGCCACAATGGCGGCGCGGACATTCGAGAGTGGCGAGATAATGAAGATCAAGGAGGAGATGGATAGGAAGAG
This genomic interval from Rhodamnia argentea isolate NSW1041297 chromosome 4, ASM2092103v1, whole genome shotgun sequence contains the following:
- the LOC115730437 gene encoding E3 ubiquitin-protein ligase ATL42-like; translation: MNQVHVLVWVSLLDLLFSQVQAQTSYGQDSLPSSSQDTESNFQPSLAVVIGILSVMFSVTFVLLVYAKFCHRAGHATAGGGDRENPAALARSRSRSRFSGINKTVIESLPFFRFSSLKGSKEGLECAVCLSKFEDIEILRLLPKCRHAFHIDCIDYWLERHSSCPLCRHKVSAEDPASFTYSNSMRLMSQSDMRQDSNLELFVQREAGIQGSSSRFNIGSSFRKIFKSNKEEEIQEEAENRKILHKLNHKIIASDVVLKNRWSNVSSSDLMYLNSEMLNDRSRNRFSSLELEGAEQAATMAARTFESGEIMKIKEEMDRKRLFESKLSSIDKNSLVSIPGHPSTSPVDAGSGQQSKIMSPVGKRSMSEITGVSRFGDSSSRNRHREILDGGDVKNERMRQIWLPIARRTVQWFANRERRSQNTHSPTQTAVPDV